A stretch of DNA from Streptomyces rubradiris:
AGGCCGCTGAGGTCTTTAGTGACCGAGGTGGTGTTCTCGCGAAGCACGGTTCCAAGGCGCCTGCCAGCGGAGCCATCAGCGATCTGCTCGTTGGTCTGCGCGTCGACCTCCTCGGCTTCTCCCTCACGCTCACTCGGCATGGTTCGCTCTACCTGTACTGGATCGGGACCGTCCCTTCAAGGGACCGTCGACACCAGTGGCCTAGACGTAGCTGGGGACGTTCTCGTAGTACCGGTAATGGTCCGCGTCGTAGGCATCGTGACCTCGGTTGACCTTCCTGAAGGTGATCTCGAAGTTGTCGAACTGACCGTCGTCATATGAGACACCATCGTCGCCGAGCTGCCGGCGCAAGATGTACTCATCCATCGGCGGCTCGATCTCCTCGGCCTGCCAACTGCGGTAGCCGTACAAGTAGTCGAGGTACCAGACGAATCCGCCGTGCTTGTCGTCGTAAAAGATAGCCCGGGGGCGAATTTCGTGCCCGACAGGCAGTGCGATCGATTCGATTCGATCTAGACGCTCGTCGATCCAGCTGAGTGGGAATCCAACTGCACTTCCATGTCGGTTGGCGACACGAAGGTAGAAGCCGCGGGTGATGCCGATGAACCGGTTTGGCTCGCTGGTGGCGAAGACTTTCCACCCGCTGGCTTCGGCGCTCACCGGGAAAAACCGCTGGGCCACCGCCCAGCCCCGAGGAGTCGCGAGCATGCGTTCGAGCTCTACGCCGTCCCACACGTGAGTGTGTACGCCTTTGGTTCGCTCGATCGATTCCAGCCTGGAGACCAGGGCGCTTGACGGTTGAGTAGAGCAGACGAGGAGGAAGCCGTCGGCGTCATGCTGTGCAACGGCATCTACGATGCCACCGATGCTCCCAACATCTTCACCGTTGACCGAGCGCCCTACACCATCCTTGGCGTGGGCCATGTGCTTGCACGAGATCACCCACTTCCGTGTCTTCGCCCCGAGCAGTACATCGCCCGGTTCTTCCAGGAGAAGGTCGCGTCCACCGTCTGCCCCCCGGCCGGACCACTTGGCCCTGTAGCCGAGGGCCAGGGCCAGCTCTCGGACTAGTTGCTCCAGGTCCTCGCCGTCCGGCGCCAACTCGTGAAAGTCGAGCATGGTGCTCCCTGTCAGTGAAGTGCGATGTCGCGCCGGCTGGTCGGTTGCCCTCGGGGCGGCGCTGAGCTGATTGGCTGAAGAACAGGCTTACCACCCATCGCTGACAGAGCCGTGTGTCTTCCCGTCCGCAGCCAGAAGCCATCCAGTGGCCTCTCGGATACTGGGCGATCTGGTTCTTGGCGGGCGAACAGCACGCTCACGTTGGATAGCCGCGAGCTGCGGGCGTCGCGGAGTAGGGCACCGAGCAGGGCCATCCGTGCGACGAGGCCTGCTGCGGCCGACCTGCTGACTGCTAAGTCAGTGACTTCCGCACTGCATCGACCAGCGAGGCAGCACGCGCATCCTCGCCGCCTCCGATGACGAGGTTCATCGCGTAAGCGAAAGTGGCGCCGTGCTCTGGATCGGCGAAGGCGAGCGACCCTCCCCGGCCGGTGTGGCCGAAAGAGCTCGGCCCGAGCATCGGGTTGCTCTCGGTGGGCAGCATGTAGCCGGCGCTGAAGCGGCTTGGGATCAGCATGACCTGGTCCTTCCCGCTGGCCTGCTCCTCGGTCGCTGACGCCAATGCGTCCGGGGAAAGCAGGCGGACTCCATCCACTTCGCCGATCAGCGCGGCGTACATGCGGGCGAGAGCGCGTGCGGTGCCGATGCCGTTGGAGGCCGGGAGCTCCGCGGCCTGTACCTCCGGTGAGTCGAAGTCGATCTCGGGCGGGTCGGTGACGGCGTACGCCCTGTTGCTGAATGAGTCCGGGTCCCGCCAGGCGGCGACCTGCTCGCGGAGTTCCTCGGGGACCGACTCGGTGGGCAGGGTGGTGAGGTCGACGTCCGGCCGTTGGTACACCATGCGGCTGACTCGGTCGCGCTCGCCGGCGGGCAAGCCGATGAAGAAATCCAAGCCCAGTGGGGCCGCGATCTCGTCGGCGAAGAAGCGGCCCGGTGAGCGGCCGGACACCCGTCGGATCACCTCGCCGACCAGCCAGCCCCAGGTCCGGCCGTGGTAGCCGTGCGCTGTGCCCGGAGTCCAGAGGGGGCGTTGCGCGGCCATTGCCGCCGCCATCGGGTGCCAAGCCAGTGCATCCTTCAACGGCACTGGCTGATCCAGTGCGACCAGGCCGGCCTTGTGGGACAGGAGCCAGCGCACCGGGATGTCCGCCTTGCCGTTCGCGGCGAACTCCGGCCAGTACTTCGCGACGGGCGCGTCCAGGTTGAGTGCTCCGCGCTCGGCCAGCATGTGCACAGCGGTAGCGGTCGCTCCCTTGGTCGCCGAGTAGACCAGTTGCAGCGTGTCCCGCGTCCAGGGGCGACCGGTTTCGGCGTCGGCCACGCCACCCCACAGGTCCACCACCGGTCGGCCGTTCCGGTACACGCACACCGCCGCGCCGAGGTCCCCGTGCCGGGTGAAGTTCTCTATGAACGCCGTCCGCACCGGCTCGAACCCGGGTGCCACCTCACCGTAGATCGTCGTCATGCCGGCCATCCTGGCAGTCTTGCCGCCCTCTTCACCGAGACGGGCTCGTCCCCGGTGATCAGACGGTCGACATCAAACGGCGACGGACAGTTCCTGCAGGCGCTCACGGAACTCGCGAACGGCAGGGACGGACTTGTGCGGCTCCAGCCGTGTGGAGAACTCCTTGAGGCGGTTCAGGGCCCGAATGGAGCTGACGCTGTCCTCCAGGAGTTCGGCGCCGTAGTTCGCGGCGTCCAACGCGCCTTCCAGGTCGCCGCCGGCGAGCCGCGCCTCAGCGAGACGGCTTGACCGTACCGCCTTGTCCCGGGGGGCGGCTCTCGTCACGGAAGTCTCCAGGGAACTGGTCGCGCGTTCCACCTGCCCCGAGCGCAACAGGACCTTCCCCTCGGTCGATCTCAGTTGTGCCTCGCCGAACCAGTCGAGCCAGTCAGGGTTCTCGTCCGTCACGTGGCGCTCCCACAGGGAGGTGGCACGGTTGAGTGCCATGCCTGCCTCGCGATGGGCGCCGTCGCATGAGAGCGCCTCTGCCTTGTGCAGGTAGAGGAACGACTGGGTGCAGGGGGACAGAGAGCGTGGCGCGTTGTCGATGGCGGTCGAGATGAGGTCGACACGCTCGGCGGTGCGCCCGGCCTCGGAGACGTGCACGCCCATCTCCGCGAGGATGAACGCGCCGAACGCGTCGTCGTCGGCGGTGCGGGCGCTGCGCAGGGCGCCGATGTAGTAGCGCTGCCCTGCGGATCGTAGGCCGGCGTCGTAGGCCATCCATCCGGTCAGGTGGGACACGCGGGCGGCCAGCGCGTACAGCCGGAGCCTGACCTTGTCGGTGTAGCGGCCAGTGCTGAGGAGACCGGTGACCAGAGCCAGGTCGCCTCGCGCCTGTTCCAGTAGTCGAGCGCCGCCAAGCTGGTCGTCGAGCGTGCGGAGGGTGCTGATGCGCTGCTCGATCGTCGAGACCATCGTGTCCGTGACCCGGTCACCGTTGAGTGCCGCGGCCATGGCGGAGGGCGCGTCCACCCAGCTCGCCGCGAGGCCCGTCAGAGCGGCTCCCGTGATGGTGAGGAAGCCTCTGCGATCCATCCGTCCACTCCCCACCAGATCGGACAACGCCTCGACGGTACCGGCCTCTGTCCAGGGAGCGGTAAGCCCGGTCACCTCCCAGACTGGCAGCCAGCGGGGCCATCCCTCCGCACGCGCCTGCTCATACGGAACGCCCAGCAGGTCGGCCAGGACGCGCTGGGCGTCCGCGTCCGGCTCCTGACCCTGTGCCCACTTCCAGACAGTCGTCCGGTTGGTCGCCAGCGGGATACCGAGCATCCTCCCGTGGTCCTGCATAAGCCGGGCGAATGCGGCCTTGCCCCATCCACGCGTCTGGAGGAGGAAGCTCAGCGGATGGACTGCTAACGGCTGGGCAGGCACGTCATCACTCCTGTCATCCCCTCAAGGCGTAGCTGTGAAGCTACTTCCTTGACTGAGCATCAGCCGCTGGCAAGCGACCTCAGTTGAACGCTTGCGGTGCGGTTCCTCAGATCGGCGGCTCCATTCCCGCGCCCCCGTCGGGGGTGGAGCCGCTCTCCAAGATCCAGCCAGTTGACGACACAGCAATCGTGACCGCGCTAAACACACCATCGTTACTTACGGTGAGATGCTGATTGCGAGGCCGTGAGGAGCGGTATGTACGGAAGCGGTGTCCCCTGGGGCAAGATCCACGCCGATCGGCGGGCACGTGAAGCGGATGGCCGGGCTTCGCAGGCGCGCGGCGAGGCCATGGCGTGGAAGGCTCGGGCGCGGGAGCTTGCGGTCCTAGTGTCCGAGCTCGCCGACCAAGCGCATCCATCGCATGTTCAGGATGCGCCGGGATGTCGCTGTCGCGGCTGCTGTGGTGAGCTGATGAAGGAGATCTGGGGCCGGAACCCCACGATGTGACTTGCATCCATCCAGGTCCGCGGGCGTTCCCGCCGCGCAACTGAGACCAAAACTGAGACCACGACGCGACGAGGGCCCCGACCGGAATCCGGTCGGGGCCCTCATTTGCCCAGGTGGGCGGCTGCGGAGGATACGAGATTCGAACTCGTGAGGGGTTGCCCCCAACACGCTTTCCAAGCGTGCGCCCTAGGCCTCTAGGCGAATCCTCCGCCGGAAACATTACATGACCGAGGGGAGTGCTCGCGAACTCGTTCCCGCAGGCCGTCCCCGGGTGCGGGGGACGGGGCGATCGGGTTCGGTCCGGGCGCCGCCATCGGGTACTGTGGGGCACAGCCCCTCACGCGGCGCTATCTGACTGAACTCCCCCAGGGCCGGAAGGCAGCAAGGGTAGGTTGGCTCTGGCGGGTGCGTGGGGGGCGCTTGCGTTCCCGGGACCGGCGCCGGGCGCCGGGGCCGGGGCCAGGGGCACGGTCAGGGCGAGGGGCCGGATCCGCGGGCGGGGACCGTTGTCAGTGGGCCCCATTAACCTCGTATGCGTGTCGTCTCTCGCGCTGTACCGCCGCTACCGCCCGGAGACCTTTGCGGAGGTCATCGGGCAGGAGCATGTCACCGACCCGCTGCAGCAGGCGCTGCGGAACAACCGGGTCAATCACGCGTACCTGTTCAGCGGCCCCCGCGGATGCGGCAAGACGACCAGCGCGCGCATCCTCGCCCGCTGTCTGAACTGTGAGCAAGGTCCCACGCCGACTCCCTGCGGGGAGTGCCAGTCGTGCCGCGACCTCGCCCGGAACGGACCGGGGTCCATCGACGTCATCGAGATCGACGCGGCCTCTCACGGTGGTGTGGACGACGCCCGTGAGCTGCGCGAGAAGGCATTCTTCGGCCCCGCGAGCAGCCGCTACAAGATCTACATCATCGACGAGGCCCACATGGTCACGTCGGCGGGCTTCAACGCGCTGCTGAAGGTCGTCGAGGAGCCGCCGGAGCACCTGAAGTTCATCTTCGCGACCACCGAGCCCGAGAAGGTCATCGGCACCATCCGGTCGCGGACCCACCACTACCCGTTCCGGCTCGTCCCCCCGGGCACGCTGCGCGAGTACCTCGGCGAGGTGTGCCAGAAGGAGGACATCCCGGTCGAGGACGGCGTGCTGCCGCTCGTCGTGCGCGCCGGCGCCGGTTCCGTGCGTGACTCCATGTCCGTCATGGACCAGCTCCTCGCCGGCGCCGGCGAGGACGGTGTGACGTATGCCATGGCGACCTCCCTCCTCGGCTACACCGACGGCTCCCTGCTCGACTCCGTCGTGGAGGCCTTCGCCACCGGTGACGGGGCCGCCGCCTTCGAGGTCGTGGACCGGGTCATCGAGGGCGGCAACGACCCGCGCCGCTTCGTCGCCGACCTGCTGGAGCGGCTGCGTGACCTGGTGATCCTCGCCGCCGTGCCGGACGCCGTCGAGAAGGGCCTCATCGACGCCCCGGCCGACGTGCTGGAGCGGATGCAGGCCCAGGCCGGGACGTTCGGCGCCGCCGAGCTGAGCCGCGCCGCCGACCTCGTCAACGAGGGCCTGACCGAGATGCGCGGCGCCACCTCGCCCCGCCTCCAGCTGGAACTGATCTGCGCCCGCGTCCTGCTCCCCGCCGCCTACGGCGACGAGCGGTCCGTCATGGCCCGCCTCGACCGCCTGGAGCGCGGCATCGGCTTCTCGGGCGGTGGCGGCATGCCCGCCATGGGCTATGTCCCGGGCCCTGACACCCACGGCGGCGCCGCTGCGGCGGCAGCCGGCATGGGCGCGGGCGTCGGTGCGGGTGCGGGCGCCTCGTCCGTGCCGCCCGGTGGAGGGCCCGCCGCGGCCCGCGCGGCTGTGCGGGCCGCGGGTGGTGCCGGTGGTGCTGGTGGTCCCAGTGGCACCGGTGGCACCGGTGGTCCCGGTGGTGCTGCTGGTGCCGGTGGTTCTGGTGTTCCCGCGGGTGCGGGGGCTCCGGCGGGGCCTGGTGCCGGCGGTGGTCCGGGCGTTTCCGGTGGTCCCGGTGTGCCGGTGGGTCCCGGCGGTCCGGTCGAGGCCGTCGCCCCTGCCGTGGCGGCGCCTGCTCCCGCCCCCGAAGCTCCGGTTCCGACGGCCCCGACGGCCCCGGCGGCCCCGGCAGCCCCTGCGCCCGCGGCTCAGCCCCCGGCCGCCCCCGCCCCCGCCCCCGGCGCCTGGCCCACCGCGACGCCCGCCGGCAGTGGCCGGCGCCCCGGTGGCTGGCCCACGGCCGCCGCTCCGGCGAGCGGGCGGGCAGGTCAGGGCCAGGGACAGGGCGCCGGTCAGCCGCAGCAGCCTCAGCAGCAGCCGGGCCGTCCGGCTCCCGCGTCCGCTCCCGCTCCCGCGCCCGCACCTCAGGCCCCGGCGCCCGCTCCCACCGGTGGGCTCGACCCCCGCGTGCTCTGGCCGAACGTCCTGGAGGCCGTCAAGAACCGCCGCCGCTTCACCTGGATCCTGCTCAGCCAGAACGCCCAGGTGACCGGCTTCGACGGCACCACCCTCCAGCTCGGCTTCGTCAACGCCGGCGCCCGTGACAACTTCGCGAGCAGCGGCAGTGAGGACGTCCTGCGGCAGGCGCTGGCCGAGCAGTTCAACGTGCAGTGGAAGATCGAGGCGGTCGTCGATCCGTCCGGTGGCGGCGCCCCGCAGGCCCCGGGCGGCGCGCCCGGCTACGGCGGCTCCCCCGCCGGTGGCTACGGCAGCGCTCCCGGTGGTGGCTACGGCGCCCCGGCCGCACCCCGCCCGGCGGCCCCCCAGGCTGCCGCGCAGGCCCCCGCCGCCACCCGGAACAGCGCCCCGGCCGCGCCCGCGCCCGCACCGGCGCCCCAGCCGGTCGCCGCCCCCGAGCCGCCGCCCGTAGCCCCCGAGGACGACATCCCCGAGGACGACGACCCGGATCTGGACGAGTCGGCCCTCTCCGGCCACGAGCTGATCGTGCGCGAGCTGGGCGCGACGGTCGTGGAGGAGTTCACCAACGAGTAGCCAAGCGACGGCCGGGCACCGAGCCCAGCCCGGCCGCCGACACCAGCGCTCCCCCCGATCCCGCCCACACACCCACACCCCCTCCCAGCCCCTTTGGAGAAACCTCCGACAAACCCGAGCCCCGGCCTTCGGTGACCTTGCCATTAGGCTGACCCCGTGAAGGTCCTCGTCATCGGCGGCGGCGCCCGCGAACACGCCCTGTGCCGCTCCCTGTCCCTCGACCCCGACGTCACCGCGCTGTACTGCGCCCCCGGCAACGCCGGCATCGCCGAGGTGGCCGAGTTGCACCAGGTCGACGCGCTCGACGGTGCCGCCGTGGCCGGACTGGCCACCCGCCTCGGTGCCGAGCTGGTCGTCGTCGGCCCGGAGGCCCCGCTGGTCGCCGGTGTGGCCGACGCCGTCCGCGCGGCCGGCATCCCGGTGTTCGGCCCCTCCGGGGAGGCCGCCCGGATCGAGGGGTCCAAGGCCTTCGCCAAGGACGTCATGGCGGCGGCCGGGGTGCCCACCGCCCGCTCCTACGTCTGCACCAGCGCCGAGGAGGTCGCCGAGGCCCTGGACGCCTTCGGCGCCCCCTACGTCGTCAAGGACGACGGTCTCGCCGCCGGCAAGGGCGTGGTCGTCACCTCCGACATCGAGGCTGCCAAGGCGCACGCCGCCGGGTGCGACCGGGTGGTGGTCGAGGAGTTCCTGGACGGCCCCGAGGTGTCCCTCTTCGCCATCACCGACGGCGAGACCGTCGTACCGCTCCAGCCCGCCCAGGACTTCAAGCGCGCCCTGGACGGCGACGAGGGCCCCAACACCGGCGGCATGGGCGCGTACTCGCCGCTGCCCTGGGCCGACCCGAAGCTGGTCGACGAGGTGCTGCGGACCGTGCTCCAGCCGACGGTGGACGAGATGCACCGCCGCGGCACGCCCTTCTCCGGGCTGCTCTACGCCGGTCTCGCGATCACCTCGCGCGGGGTACGGGTCATCGAGTTCAACGCCCGCTTCGGCGACCCGGAGACCCAGGTCGTGCTGGCCCGCCTGAAGACGCCGCTGGCCGGCGTGCTGATGGCCGCCGCCACCGGCAACCTGGCCGACCTGGCGCCGCTGCGCTGGAGCGAGGACGCGGCCGTCACCGTCGTCGTCGCCTCGCACAACTACCCCGGCACCCCGCGCACCGGCGACCCGGTCACCGGGCTGGACGCGGTGGCCGCCGAGGACGCCCCGCACGCGTACGTGCTGCACGCCGGTACGAAGCACCAGGGCGACGCGGTCGTCAGTGCCGGCGGACGCGTGCTGTCCGTGACGGCCACCGGCAAGGACCTGGCCGAGGCGCGCGAGCGGGCCTACCGGGCGGTGGGCCGGATCGGCCTGGACGGCTCGCAGCACCGCACCGACATCGCGGCGAAGGCGGCGCGGACCACGGGCGCCTGAGCCAGGAAAACCTTCTGACCCGCACGTATGCCCTTCAGGCCCCGGATTCACAATCCGGGGCCTGATCTTTGCTGTCTGTCACCCAGCTCTGACCAAAGCCATTCCATCGTGTGAGCAATCAGCTATCCGGCTGACGGGGGGCCAGGCCCCAACTAGGGTGCCGCGCAAGCGTTCCGGCACTTGGCCCACCGGCATTGCGTTGTCAGTGGCGGGTGCCACAGTGGGGGAGTGGGCAACACCAGGGCAGCATGCGAGCGGCAGGGAGGGGGCGAGGTCGGCACGTGATGGGAATCGGTGTGGAGGCGGGCGCGCAGGCCGCGCGCTCCCGGGCCCTCGCGGTGCTGCGGGTCCGGAGCCGGGCGCTGGCCCTGGCGGTGCTGCCCGCGGGCGCCGCGGTGATCCTGCTGACCGGCGCCTCCACCGGCCATCTCGTCGGCCGGGGCTGGGACGCCGCCCGCTGGGCCGTGGGCGTGCCGGCGGTGCTGGTGTTGCTGGCCGCGGCCGGTATCGGCCTGGTCGTGGCCCGGGCCCGCCCCGCCATCAGCCCCACGGTGCCGATCCCGGAGGAGTCCGCCCCGGACCTGTACCGGATGGTGCGGGACCTGGCCGACCGCCTGGAGGTCCCGGCCCCGTCGGCCATAGCGCTCACCCCGGACTGCGACAGCTGGCTGGAGGACCGGGCGCACTCGGCGCACGGCCCGCCGCGCCCGGCACCCGGCCGACCGCCGGGCCCGGCCCGCCCCCGGACCCCGACCCCGCCGGTCCTCGTCATCGGCTCGCCCTTCCTGTGGTGGATGCGCGTCGGCGAGCTGCGCGCGGTCCTCGCCCCGGTCATCGCGGGCACGGGACCCTCGGCGCACCCGGACATAGCGGCCGCCCGCCGCTTCGTGCGCGGGCTGGACGCGGCCGTGGCCGTGGCCTCGGCACCGGGCCGCTGTCCGCCGGCCCGCGGGCTGTGGGCGGCCGTCGGCTGGACGGCACGGCTGCTGCTGCGCGGCTGCCGGGAGCACGCGACGCAGATGGAGCGCGGGGTCGCGGCGGCGGCGGCCGAGCGCGCCCAGGCGGTGGACTACGGCCTGCGGATCGTCGCCCAGGAGCAGGTCGGACTCGCCTACGCCGGCTGGGACCGGCTGCTGACCAGGGTCGCGCTGCCCGCCTGGCGCATGGGCCGGTGGCCGTCCCGGCTGGACGCGGGCGTGGTGGCGGCGCTCA
This window harbors:
- a CDS encoding restriction endonuclease, coding for MLDFHELAPDGEDLEQLVRELALALGYRAKWSGRGADGGRDLLLEEPGDVLLGAKTRKWVISCKHMAHAKDGVGRSVNGEDVGSIGGIVDAVAQHDADGFLLVCSTQPSSALVSRLESIERTKGVHTHVWDGVELERMLATPRGWAVAQRFFPVSAEASGWKVFATSEPNRFIGITRGFYLRVANRHGSAVGFPLSWIDERLDRIESIALPVGHEIRPRAIFYDDKHGGFVWYLDYLYGYRSWQAEEIEPPMDEYILRRQLGDDGVSYDDGQFDNFEITFRKVNRGHDAYDADHYRYYENVPSYV
- a CDS encoding serine hydrolase domain-containing protein; its protein translation is MTTIYGEVAPGFEPVRTAFIENFTRHGDLGAAVCVYRNGRPVVDLWGGVADAETGRPWTRDTLQLVYSATKGATATAVHMLAERGALNLDAPVAKYWPEFAANGKADIPVRWLLSHKAGLVALDQPVPLKDALAWHPMAAAMAAQRPLWTPGTAHGYHGRTWGWLVGEVIRRVSGRSPGRFFADEIAAPLGLDFFIGLPAGERDRVSRMVYQRPDVDLTTLPTESVPEELREQVAAWRDPDSFSNRAYAVTDPPEIDFDSPEVQAAELPASNGIGTARALARMYAALIGEVDGVRLLSPDALASATEEQASGKDQVMLIPSRFSAGYMLPTESNPMLGPSSFGHTGRGGSLAFADPEHGATFAYAMNLVIGGGEDARAASLVDAVRKSLT
- a CDS encoding transcriptional regulator, coding for MPAQPLAVHPLSFLLQTRGWGKAAFARLMQDHGRMLGIPLATNRTTVWKWAQGQEPDADAQRVLADLLGVPYEQARAEGWPRWLPVWEVTGLTAPWTEAGTVEALSDLVGSGRMDRRGFLTITGAALTGLAASWVDAPSAMAAALNGDRVTDTMVSTIEQRISTLRTLDDQLGGARLLEQARGDLALVTGLLSTGRYTDKVRLRLYALAARVSHLTGWMAYDAGLRSAGQRYYIGALRSARTADDDAFGAFILAEMGVHVSEAGRTAERVDLISTAIDNAPRSLSPCTQSFLYLHKAEALSCDGAHREAGMALNRATSLWERHVTDENPDWLDWFGEAQLRSTEGKVLLRSGQVERATSSLETSVTRAAPRDKAVRSSRLAEARLAGGDLEGALDAANYGAELLEDSVSSIRALNRLKEFSTRLEPHKSVPAVREFRERLQELSVAV
- a CDS encoding DNA polymerase III subunit gamma and tau; protein product: MSSLALYRRYRPETFAEVIGQEHVTDPLQQALRNNRVNHAYLFSGPRGCGKTTSARILARCLNCEQGPTPTPCGECQSCRDLARNGPGSIDVIEIDAASHGGVDDARELREKAFFGPASSRYKIYIIDEAHMVTSAGFNALLKVVEEPPEHLKFIFATTEPEKVIGTIRSRTHHYPFRLVPPGTLREYLGEVCQKEDIPVEDGVLPLVVRAGAGSVRDSMSVMDQLLAGAGEDGVTYAMATSLLGYTDGSLLDSVVEAFATGDGAAAFEVVDRVIEGGNDPRRFVADLLERLRDLVILAAVPDAVEKGLIDAPADVLERMQAQAGTFGAAELSRAADLVNEGLTEMRGATSPRLQLELICARVLLPAAYGDERSVMARLDRLERGIGFSGGGGMPAMGYVPGPDTHGGAAAAAAGMGAGVGAGAGASSVPPGGGPAAARAAVRAAGGAGGAGGPSGTGGTGGPGGAAGAGGSGVPAGAGAPAGPGAGGGPGVSGGPGVPVGPGGPVEAVAPAVAAPAPAPEAPVPTAPTAPAAPAAPAPAAQPPAAPAPAPGAWPTATPAGSGRRPGGWPTAAAPASGRAGQGQGQGAGQPQQPQQQPGRPAPASAPAPAPAPQAPAPAPTGGLDPRVLWPNVLEAVKNRRRFTWILLSQNAQVTGFDGTTLQLGFVNAGARDNFASSGSEDVLRQALAEQFNVQWKIEAVVDPSGGGAPQAPGGAPGYGGSPAGGYGSAPGGGYGAPAAPRPAAPQAAAQAPAATRNSAPAAPAPAPAPQPVAAPEPPPVAPEDDIPEDDDPDLDESALSGHELIVRELGATVVEEFTNE
- the purD gene encoding phosphoribosylamine--glycine ligase — encoded protein: MKVLVIGGGAREHALCRSLSLDPDVTALYCAPGNAGIAEVAELHQVDALDGAAVAGLATRLGAELVVVGPEAPLVAGVADAVRAAGIPVFGPSGEAARIEGSKAFAKDVMAAAGVPTARSYVCTSAEEVAEALDAFGAPYVVKDDGLAAGKGVVVTSDIEAAKAHAAGCDRVVVEEFLDGPEVSLFAITDGETVVPLQPAQDFKRALDGDEGPNTGGMGAYSPLPWADPKLVDEVLRTVLQPTVDEMHRRGTPFSGLLYAGLAITSRGVRVIEFNARFGDPETQVVLARLKTPLAGVLMAAATGNLADLAPLRWSEDAAVTVVVASHNYPGTPRTGDPVTGLDAVAAEDAPHAYVLHAGTKHQGDAVVSAGGRVLSVTATGKDLAEARERAYRAVGRIGLDGSQHRTDIAAKAARTTGA